The Burkholderia lata genome contains a region encoding:
- a CDS encoding LolA family protein: MIAALLAASLIGASMTADPVTVAQAHFDHVRSYRATIRSSARSGEHTEIRYAYLKPGFVRMDFVSPHHGAVLAYDPGDGKVRLRPFGAHAPPALTLSPSNPLVRDRSGHRVDRSDVGELLRNVHALQEGGATVTEGEEAVGGRTALRVSVTGAPAHVVDGVHRYRLWLDTEDGFPLKVVSFADDDDVPLETVTLDDVEIDVAFPERFFAP; the protein is encoded by the coding sequence GTGATCGCCGCGTTGCTGGCCGCGAGCCTGATAGGAGCGAGCATGACCGCCGATCCCGTGACTGTCGCGCAGGCGCATTTCGACCACGTCCGCTCGTACCGCGCGACGATCCGCTCGTCCGCGCGCAGCGGCGAGCACACTGAAATCCGCTACGCGTACCTGAAACCGGGCTTCGTCCGGATGGATTTCGTGTCGCCGCATCACGGCGCGGTGCTCGCCTACGATCCCGGCGACGGCAAGGTGCGGCTGCGTCCGTTCGGTGCGCATGCACCGCCCGCGCTGACGCTGTCGCCGTCCAATCCGCTCGTGCGCGACCGCAGCGGCCACCGGGTCGACCGGTCGGACGTCGGCGAACTGCTGCGCAACGTCCATGCGCTGCAGGAGGGCGGCGCGACGGTGACCGAAGGCGAGGAGGCCGTCGGCGGCCGGACCGCGCTGCGCGTGTCGGTCACGGGCGCCCCCGCGCATGTGGTCGACGGCGTGCATCGCTACCGGCTGTGGCTGGATACCGAGGATGGCTTTCCGCTGAAGGTCGTCAGCTTCGCGGACGATGACGACGTGCCGCTCGAAACCGTGACGCTCGACGACGTCGAGATCGACGTCGCGTTTCCCGAACGCTTCTTCGCGCCCTGA
- a CDS encoding SRPBCC family protein: MAEYRFSTTWRVDAPLAVVWDAIYQVDRWPDWWKGAVSTVEIEPGDARGVGALHRYTWKGALPYRLTFDMRVRRVEPPHALEGRASGAIEGDGCWSFIADGARTIVRYDWHIRTHVRWMNRLEPLGRPLFRWNHDVVMREGAKGLARLLGAAVETEGRTFRPLSDAGCADA, translated from the coding sequence ATGGCGGAATACCGGTTCTCGACGACCTGGCGCGTGGACGCGCCGCTCGCGGTGGTGTGGGACGCGATCTACCAGGTCGACCGCTGGCCCGACTGGTGGAAGGGTGCCGTGAGCACCGTCGAGATCGAGCCGGGCGATGCGCGCGGCGTCGGCGCGCTGCACCGGTACACGTGGAAGGGGGCGCTGCCGTACCGGCTGACCTTCGACATGCGCGTGCGGCGCGTCGAGCCGCCGCATGCGCTCGAAGGTCGTGCGAGCGGCGCGATCGAAGGCGACGGATGCTGGTCGTTCATCGCCGATGGCGCCCGCACGATCGTGCGCTATGACTGGCACATCCGCACGCACGTGCGCTGGATGAACCGGCTGGAGCCGCTCGGTCGCCCGCTGTTCCGATGGAACCATGACGTCGTGATGCGCGAAGGCGCGAAGGGGCTCGCGCGGCTGCTGGGCGCGGCGGTCGAGACGGAGGGCCGGACGTTCCGGCCGTTGTCGGATGCGGGCTGCGCCGATGCCTGA
- a CDS encoding ABC transporter ATP-binding protein, whose protein sequence is MSELRIHGLSKSFGSHTVLHDIDLTVRRGSRLALLGPSGSGKTTLLRVLCGFERAERGTVEIDGRRVAAPDVHLPPEQRRIGYVPQEGALFPHLSVADNIAFGLPRAARRRHHRVDELLEMVGLPASYASRAPQQLSGGQQQRVALARALAPEPSLVILDEPFSALDTSLRHETRSAVADALAAAGATSVLVTHDQPEAMTLGDEVAVMWHGRLVQTAAPQMLYRQPVTRDVASFVGQAVLLAGHVRSMRIACALGELPLVAPLPDGPADAMLRPEQIGIVPVTHADAARGHTARVEAAQFAGQDADVLVRLDADGDVLVRARVPGHRCPAVGERVALVVDGAVMAYAR, encoded by the coding sequence ATGAGCGAACTACGCATCCACGGCCTGTCGAAATCGTTCGGATCGCATACCGTCCTGCACGACATCGACCTCACGGTGCGGCGCGGCTCGCGCCTCGCGCTGCTCGGCCCGTCCGGCAGCGGCAAGACCACCCTGCTGCGCGTGCTGTGCGGCTTCGAGCGTGCCGAGCGCGGCACCGTCGAAATCGACGGGCGCCGCGTGGCCGCACCCGACGTGCACCTGCCGCCCGAACAGCGCCGGATCGGCTACGTGCCGCAGGAAGGCGCGCTGTTTCCGCATCTGTCGGTGGCCGACAACATCGCATTCGGGCTGCCGCGCGCGGCGCGGCGGCGCCATCATCGCGTCGACGAGCTGCTCGAGATGGTCGGGCTGCCCGCGTCGTATGCGAGCCGTGCGCCGCAGCAACTGTCCGGCGGACAGCAGCAGCGCGTCGCGCTGGCTCGCGCGCTCGCGCCCGAGCCGTCGCTCGTGATCCTCGACGAACCGTTCTCGGCGCTCGACACGTCGCTGCGCCACGAAACGCGCAGCGCGGTCGCGGATGCGCTCGCGGCAGCGGGCGCGACCTCGGTTCTCGTCACGCACGACCAGCCCGAAGCGATGACGCTTGGCGACGAAGTGGCCGTGATGTGGCACGGCCGGCTCGTGCAGACGGCCGCGCCGCAGATGCTGTACCGGCAGCCCGTCACGCGCGACGTCGCGTCGTTCGTCGGGCAGGCCGTGCTGCTCGCCGGTCACGTGCGCAGCATGCGCATCGCCTGCGCGCTCGGCGAACTGCCGCTCGTCGCGCCGCTGCCCGACGGGCCGGCCGATGCGATGCTGCGTCCCGAGCAGATCGGCATCGTGCCGGTCACGCACGCCGACGCGGCGCGCGGCCATACGGCGCGCGTCGAAGCCGCGCAGTTCGCGGGCCAGGACGCCGACGTGCTCGTACGCCTCGATGCCGATGGCGACGTGCTCGTGCGCGCACGCGTGCCGGGACACCGGTGTCCGGCCGTCGGCGAACGTGTCGCACTGGTGGTGGATGGCGCGGTCATGGCGTACGCGCGCTGA
- a CDS encoding ABC transporter permease has translation MSDAVSPTASTARDGEHTATRRRPSRALVAAAACGPLAILLPLGFTLYRAATFGVDDAIELLWRPLVGELLVNTLSITLAATLACTLLGTALAWFIERTDLPARPLWTALAAAPLAVPPFITSYAWVSLSLDLQDFLGALIVLTSAYFPLVYLPVAAALRELDPALEESARTLGCSPWHTFFRVVLPQLRPALCGGMLLVALGVLSEFGAFQLLRFRTFTTEIYAEYRTAFDGGGASLLGCVLIALCLLCLAIEARARGHARYGHTHRAARRVAMRYPLGYLRGPVTVAFAALAAATLGVPLAMIGYWLTQQGAAAVTPADVSPELLWQATLASSGYGLMAAAVTTLLALPLAFLLVRYPGRVATLLERTAMTVQGVPGIVVALAIVSITVRLLQPLYQSAPALVGAYAILFLPLAVVSVRAALSHVQVRLEETARSLGLGWRATLTRVVLPLAAPGLGAAATMVFISVVTELNATLLLSPIGTRTLATQVWSDTATLAFAAAAPYVALLVALSLGASGLLFLLLGRASVRD, from the coding sequence ATGAGCGACGCCGTGTCCCCCACGGCAAGCACCGCACGCGACGGCGAGCACACCGCGACACGGCGCCGCCCGTCGCGCGCGCTCGTCGCCGCGGCCGCGTGCGGGCCGCTCGCGATCCTGCTGCCGCTCGGCTTCACGCTGTACCGCGCGGCCACCTTCGGCGTCGACGACGCGATCGAGCTGCTGTGGCGCCCGCTCGTCGGCGAACTGCTGGTCAACACGTTGTCGATCACGCTCGCCGCGACCCTCGCGTGCACGCTGCTCGGCACGGCGCTCGCGTGGTTCATCGAGCGCACCGACCTGCCCGCGCGGCCGCTGTGGACCGCGCTCGCGGCCGCGCCGCTCGCGGTGCCGCCGTTCATCACGAGCTATGCGTGGGTGTCGCTGAGCCTCGACCTGCAGGACTTCCTCGGCGCGCTGATCGTGCTGACTTCCGCGTACTTCCCGCTCGTCTACCTGCCGGTGGCCGCCGCGCTGCGCGAACTCGATCCCGCGCTGGAAGAAAGCGCGCGCACGCTCGGCTGCTCGCCGTGGCATACCTTCTTCCGCGTCGTGCTGCCGCAGTTGCGCCCCGCGCTGTGCGGCGGGATGCTGCTCGTCGCGCTCGGCGTGCTGTCCGAGTTCGGCGCATTCCAGTTGCTGCGCTTTCGCACGTTCACGACCGAGATCTATGCGGAATACCGCACCGCGTTCGATGGCGGTGGCGCGTCGCTGCTCGGCTGCGTGCTGATCGCGCTGTGCCTGCTGTGCCTCGCGATCGAGGCACGCGCGCGCGGCCATGCGCGCTACGGCCATACGCACCGCGCCGCGCGCCGCGTCGCGATGCGCTATCCGCTCGGCTATCTGCGCGGCCCCGTCACCGTCGCGTTCGCCGCGCTCGCGGCCGCGACGCTCGGCGTGCCGCTCGCGATGATCGGCTACTGGCTCACGCAACAGGGCGCGGCCGCCGTCACGCCGGCCGACGTGTCGCCCGAGCTGCTGTGGCAGGCCACGCTTGCGTCGTCCGGCTATGGCCTGATGGCGGCGGCCGTCACCACGCTGCTCGCGCTGCCGCTCGCGTTCCTGCTGGTCCGTTATCCGGGGCGCGTCGCGACGCTGCTCGAGCGTACCGCGATGACCGTGCAGGGCGTGCCGGGCATCGTCGTCGCGCTGGCAATCGTGTCGATCACGGTGCGGCTGCTGCAGCCGCTCTACCAGAGCGCACCGGCGCTCGTCGGCGCGTACGCGATCCTGTTCCTGCCGCTCGCGGTCGTCAGCGTGCGCGCCGCGCTGTCGCACGTGCAGGTGCGGCTCGAGGAAACCGCGCGCTCGCTCGGTCTCGGCTGGCGCGCGACGCTCACACGCGTGGTGCTGCCGCTCGCGGCGCCCGGCCTCGGCGCGGCCGCGACGATGGTGTTCATCTCGGTCGTGACGGAACTCAACGCGACGCTGCTGTTGTCGCCGATCGGCACCCGCACGCTCGCGACGCAGGTGTGGAGCGATACGGCGACACTCGCGTTCGCCGCCGCGGCGCCCTATGTCGCGCTGCTCGTGGCGCTGTCGCTCGGTGCATCGGGACTGCTGTTCCTGCTGCTCGGCCGCGCGTCGGTGCGCGACTGA
- a CDS encoding iron ABC transporter substrate-binding protein, with protein sequence MNTSPVSRPLRHLISAAAAALMLTGALHAARAHAATLTLYNAQHEQVVNQLVKDFEAQSGITVKVRSGEGPALAAQLVAEGDRTPADVYFTENSPELVLLDRKGLFAKTDAATLQSVPARFNPADGNWVGVLARENVLVYNTAKIQPQQLPASLLDLAKPEWKGKVGVAPSDADFLPLVSAVLALHGEAATLQWLKGLKANAQIFDDDEGVTAAVNRGGVLTGIINNYYWDRLHAELGDKSTRSAIYHFGKGDVGGAVNVSGAAVLKASKHQPEAQKFVAYLVSERAQKLMAGGHISFEYPLHPGVAPDPILKPFNELSPPALTFEQLGDDSQAGKLLRQAGLL encoded by the coding sequence ATGAATACTTCACCCGTTAGCCGCCCGCTGCGGCACCTGATTTCCGCGGCGGCCGCCGCGCTGATGCTGACCGGCGCGCTGCACGCCGCGCGCGCGCATGCCGCGACGCTCACGCTGTACAACGCGCAGCACGAGCAGGTCGTCAACCAGCTCGTCAAGGACTTCGAAGCGCAGAGCGGCATCACCGTGAAGGTGCGCTCGGGCGAAGGCCCGGCACTCGCCGCGCAGCTCGTCGCGGAAGGCGACCGCACGCCGGCCGACGTGTACTTCACCGAGAACTCGCCGGAGCTCGTGCTGCTCGACCGCAAGGGCCTGTTCGCGAAGACCGACGCCGCCACGCTGCAGTCGGTGCCCGCGCGCTTCAACCCGGCGGACGGCAACTGGGTCGGCGTGCTCGCGCGCGAGAACGTGCTCGTCTACAACACCGCGAAAATCCAGCCGCAGCAATTGCCCGCATCGTTGCTCGATCTCGCGAAGCCCGAATGGAAGGGCAAGGTCGGCGTCGCGCCGAGCGATGCAGACTTCCTGCCGCTCGTGAGCGCGGTGCTCGCACTGCACGGCGAAGCCGCGACGCTGCAATGGCTGAAGGGCCTGAAGGCCAACGCGCAGATCTTCGACGACGACGAAGGCGTGACGGCGGCCGTCAACCGCGGCGGCGTGCTGACCGGCATCATCAACAACTACTACTGGGACCGCCTGCACGCCGAGCTCGGCGACAAGTCGACCCGCAGCGCGATCTACCACTTCGGCAAAGGCGACGTCGGCGGTGCCGTCAACGTGTCCGGCGCCGCAGTGCTGAAGGCATCGAAGCACCAGCCGGAAGCGCAGAAGTTCGTCGCATATCTCGTCAGCGAGCGCGCGCAGAAACTCATGGCCGGCGGCCATATCAGCTTCGAGTACCCGCTGCATCCGGGCGTCGCACCCGATCCGATCCTGAAGCCGTTCAACGAACTGAGCCCGCCGGCGCTGACGTTCGAACAGCTCGGCGACGACAGCCAGGCCGGCAAGCTTCTGCGCCAGGCAGGTCTGCTCTGA